From Candidatus Defluviilinea gracilis, a single genomic window includes:
- the pheS gene encoding phenylalanine--tRNA ligase subunit alpha, with protein sequence MLDQLNEIEKSALEALQSITESTALEAWRVSHLGRSSPLMTVFAGLGKLSKEERPVVGQGANRVKVALESALEERSKIVKEAALAKSLEEDALDVTLPGRGVHVGRLHPSTQQLRKVLSILADMGFQVYTSREVETDEYNFQLLNFPPNHPARDMQDTFFVEAEGRGDNPIVLRTHTSPGQIHAMREYAATNPENPPPIRIALPGMCFRYEQITARSEIQFNQVEGLVVGENITFADLKGTLADFARRMFGQHARVRFRASYFPFTEPSAEVDVECFVCGGKGCGVCKNSGWLEILGCGMVHPVVLQNGGYDPSRYSGFAWGMGPERQLMLRYKIDDIRYFWGNDLRFLEQF encoded by the coding sequence ATGTTAGATCAATTGAACGAAATCGAAAAATCCGCGCTGGAGGCTTTGCAATCCATCACGGAGTCGACCGCGCTGGAGGCTTGGCGCGTGTCGCATCTTGGGCGCAGTTCCCCGCTGATGACGGTCTTTGCCGGGTTGGGGAAACTGTCGAAGGAGGAGCGACCAGTTGTAGGTCAGGGAGCGAACCGTGTGAAAGTGGCGTTAGAGTCCGCGCTGGAGGAGAGGTCGAAGATCGTGAAAGAAGCCGCGCTGGCGAAATCCCTCGAAGAAGACGCGTTGGATGTGACGTTGCCCGGACGAGGCGTGCATGTCGGCAGACTGCATCCGTCTACGCAACAGTTGCGAAAAGTGTTGAGCATTCTCGCGGACATGGGTTTTCAGGTGTACACGTCGCGCGAAGTGGAGACGGATGAATACAATTTTCAATTGCTGAACTTTCCGCCGAACCATCCCGCGCGCGATATGCAGGACACGTTTTTTGTCGAGGCGGAGGGACGCGGCGATAACCCGATCGTGTTGCGGACGCATACATCGCCGGGGCAGATTCATGCGATGCGTGAATACGCCGCGACGAATCCCGAGAACCCGCCGCCGATCCGAATCGCGTTGCCTGGGATGTGTTTTCGTTACGAGCAAATTACCGCGCGTTCCGAGATCCAATTCAATCAAGTGGAAGGACTCGTCGTTGGCGAGAACATCACCTTCGCCGACTTGAAAGGCACGCTCGCCGATTTTGCGCGGCGCATGTTCGGTCAACACGCGCGCGTGCGATTCCGCGCGTCGTATTTTCCGTTTACCGAACCCTCCGCCGAAGTGGATGTGGAATGTTTCGTCTGCGGCGGCAAGGGATGCGGCGTGTGCAAAAATTCAGGCTGGCTCGAAATTTTGGGTTGCGGCATGGTGCATCCCGTCGTGTTGCAAAACGGAGGCTATGACCCGTCGCGTTATTCGGGTTTCGCGTGGGGCATGGGACCTGAACGTCAGTTGATGTTGAGATACAAGATTGACGACATCCGTTATTTCTGGGGAAACGATTTGCGTTTCCTTGAACAGTTCTAA